One Pseudoclavibacter endophyticus DNA segment encodes these proteins:
- a CDS encoding FAD-binding protein has protein sequence MSEGEVPGTGAVDVDVAIIGSGAAGIAAGIEALDAGASVLVFEAESDPGGAAIISGGGCLLVGTSLQARLGIRDSPALAFDDWMSLGGPTADAEWARRYVEASAREVGVWAERFGVEWTDIVQHEGNSVPRWARPRLGGFGLMRALLAAFRARGGALRTSASAERLALRAAAGGDAGRGPGRAVELDIAIRGGTIRVHATSLVVATGGFASNLELVLRHRPDLAAADIRVGSGPGATGRGHALVESIGGTMTNLDKIWCYPYGIPDPREAMPEHGVAFRRVPGNIWINRRGQRFHNEELSGGMSGAAAVLGQLPGRSWAIIDAGMTVELELANPPYQRDGRPDRSAIARFLEHSPHVATAPTLDELAQRIGVPAAALAATVASYNGAGAARRGAAADEFGRAIAGRRPIAEPPFTALEMRLLARKTLGGVRTDLRCRVVDDKGRPIAGVFAAGEVSGMAGGRINGAAALEGTMLGPSLLSGRVAGAWAAHAAGFGNGWRVAAGIGSGGDADA, from the coding sequence GTGAGCGAAGGGGAGGTGCCGGGCACAGGGGCGGTCGACGTCGACGTGGCGATCATCGGCTCCGGTGCCGCCGGCATCGCGGCGGGCATCGAGGCCCTGGACGCAGGTGCGAGCGTGCTGGTGTTCGAAGCCGAGTCCGACCCGGGTGGCGCGGCCATCATATCCGGAGGCGGGTGCCTGCTCGTGGGCACCTCCCTGCAAGCGCGCCTCGGCATCCGCGACAGCCCCGCCCTCGCTTTCGACGACTGGATGTCGCTCGGCGGGCCGACGGCCGATGCGGAGTGGGCGCGCCGCTACGTCGAGGCGTCGGCCCGCGAGGTCGGCGTGTGGGCGGAGCGGTTCGGTGTCGAATGGACCGACATCGTGCAGCATGAGGGCAACTCCGTGCCCCGATGGGCGAGGCCCAGGCTCGGTGGGTTCGGGCTCATGCGTGCTCTGCTCGCGGCCTTCCGCGCGCGGGGCGGTGCGTTGCGCACCTCGGCGTCTGCCGAGCGCCTCGCCCTGCGCGCCGCTGCCGGCGGGGACGCGGGGCGCGGACCTGGCCGGGCGGTCGAGCTCGACATCGCGATTCGCGGTGGCACGATCAGGGTGCACGCCACGTCGCTCGTCGTCGCGACAGGCGGGTTCGCCTCGAATCTCGAACTCGTGCTCCGTCACCGCCCAGATCTGGCGGCAGCCGACATCCGCGTCGGGTCCGGGCCCGGAGCCACCGGCCGGGGCCACGCCCTCGTTGAATCGATCGGCGGCACCATGACGAACCTCGACAAGATCTGGTGCTATCCGTACGGCATCCCCGATCCACGCGAGGCGATGCCCGAGCATGGCGTGGCGTTCCGGCGCGTGCCCGGCAATATCTGGATCAACCGACGCGGGCAGCGCTTCCACAACGAAGAGCTGTCGGGCGGCATGAGCGGTGCGGCGGCCGTGCTCGGCCAGCTCCCGGGGCGAAGCTGGGCGATCATCGACGCCGGCATGACCGTGGAGCTCGAACTGGCCAATCCGCCGTACCAGCGAGACGGGCGGCCTGATCGCTCAGCCATCGCGCGCTTCCTCGAGCACTCACCGCACGTCGCCACGGCGCCGACGCTTGACGAACTCGCCCAGCGCATTGGGGTGCCGGCAGCAGCGCTCGCCGCGACGGTCGCGTCATACAACGGTGCCGGCGCGGCGCGGCGCGGGGCGGCGGCCGATGAGTTCGGGCGGGCAATCGCGGGGCGCCGGCCCATCGCGGAGCCGCCGTTCACGGCCCTCGAGATGCGGCTGCTGGCACGCAAGACCCTCGGGGGCGTGCGCACCGACCTGCGGTGCCGCGTCGTGGACGACAAGGGGCGGCCGATCGCCGGGGTCTTCGCGGCCGGTGAGGTGTCCGGCATGGCTGGCGGGCGTATCAACGGCGCCGCCGCGCTCGAGGGAACCATGCTCGGGCCGTCGCTGCTCAGTGGCAGGGTGGCCGGCGCGTGGGCCGCGCACGCCGCCGGATTCGGCAACGGCTGGCGCGTCGCCGCTGGGATTGGGAGCGGGGGAGACGCGGATGCATGA
- a CDS encoding alpha-hydroxy acid oxidase: MHDEAGHAGNWLPARRLPHVSEIAGLFERPKRGQGGRALCRSHSIADLRDRARARVPRMVFDFIDGGAGEELTLRRNARAFADVTFAPRVLRDVSVVETGRDMLGFAAELPLWLAPAGMTRAVHAHGEIGAARAAARAGVPYVLSTMASTSPEVLAAHAPDARRWFQLYLWRDRGFSREIVERARDAGFSALVLTVDVPVAGERLRDVRNGMTLPPALTRRTALNIARYPRWWFDMLTREPLGSAAVSRPGEALVDRVGRIFDPTATLRDLDWLREVWSGPIVVKGVGSVAGAVEVAERGVDALVVSNHGGRQLEHAPATLELVPAVRAAVGAGLPVFVDGGVRSGEHIAAAIAAGADAVGIGRAYLYGLAAGGERGVDRSLEILGSGLRRTMALLGAPRLDDLDATLLDPVPGCERSGSGPR; the protein is encoded by the coding sequence ATGCATGACGAGGCCGGGCATGCCGGCAATTGGCTCCCGGCGCGACGGCTGCCTCACGTCTCCGAGATCGCCGGGCTTTTTGAGCGACCGAAGCGGGGCCAGGGCGGCCGGGCCCTGTGCCGGTCGCACAGCATCGCCGATCTCCGCGATCGCGCCCGGGCGCGTGTGCCTCGAATGGTGTTCGACTTCATCGACGGGGGCGCCGGTGAAGAGCTCACGCTCCGCCGCAACGCGCGAGCGTTCGCCGATGTCACGTTCGCGCCGCGCGTGCTGCGCGACGTGTCGGTCGTCGAAACGGGCCGCGACATGCTCGGCTTCGCGGCGGAACTGCCGCTCTGGCTCGCCCCCGCCGGCATGACCCGCGCCGTGCACGCGCACGGTGAGATCGGTGCGGCGCGCGCGGCGGCGCGGGCGGGCGTTCCGTACGTGCTCTCGACGATGGCGTCGACTTCGCCCGAGGTGCTCGCGGCGCACGCGCCGGACGCGCGGCGATGGTTTCAGCTCTACCTGTGGCGCGACCGCGGCTTCTCGCGCGAGATCGTCGAGCGCGCACGCGACGCCGGGTTCAGCGCGCTCGTGCTCACGGTCGACGTGCCCGTCGCGGGCGAACGACTGCGCGACGTGCGCAACGGGATGACGCTGCCGCCTGCGTTGACGCGCCGCACGGCGCTCAATATCGCGCGGTATCCGCGCTGGTGGTTCGACATGCTCACGCGCGAACCGCTTGGGTCGGCCGCCGTCAGCCGGCCCGGCGAAGCGCTCGTCGATCGGGTCGGCCGCATCTTCGATCCGACCGCGACGCTGCGCGACCTCGACTGGTTGCGGGAGGTTTGGTCGGGGCCGATCGTGGTCAAAGGCGTCGGATCGGTCGCCGGTGCTGTCGAGGTCGCTGAGCGCGGCGTCGACGCCCTGGTCGTGTCGAACCACGGCGGGCGCCAACTCGAGCACGCACCCGCGACGCTCGAGCTGGTGCCTGCGGTGCGCGCCGCCGTCGGAGCCGGCCTCCCGGTCTTCGTCGACGGCGGAGTACGGTCGGGCGAGCACATCGCGGCCGCGATCGCCGCAGGTGCCGACGCGGTCGGCATCGGCCGGGCCTACCTCTATGGGCTCGCGGCCGGCGGGGAGCGCGGCGTCGATCGCAGCCTCGAGATTCTCGGTTCCGGGCTCCGGCGCACCATGGCGCTGCTCGGCGCGCCCCGCCTCGATGACCTCGACGCGACGCTGCTCGATCCTGTGCCCGGCTGCGAGCGGTCCGGGAGCGGCCCGCGTTAG
- a CDS encoding IclR family transcriptional regulator domain-containing protein, which yields MKEPRDVDDRDYVQSLERGLAVIQAFADHGPELSLTETAQATGLSRPTARRLLLTLTSLGYVRVSGRKYSLTPRVLSIGYAYANSLDLTALAQPVMERVVSEAREACTLAALDGEDIVYLNRVSTRRLAHLTLAVGTRLPAYASAMGQVLLADLSPTDLDRYVSATELSPLTPRTIRTEQALRERLDDVRRRGYAQADQELEEGIRAVAVPVRGTDGRVFAALGISSTAVELDELCSRHLELLLDSAHELSVHLGSEYSAS from the coding sequence TTGAAGGAGCCCCGCGACGTCGACGATCGCGACTACGTGCAATCGCTCGAGCGCGGTCTCGCCGTCATCCAGGCCTTCGCCGACCACGGGCCTGAACTGTCGCTGACCGAGACAGCTCAGGCGACCGGCCTCAGCCGGCCAACGGCACGCCGTCTCCTACTGACACTCACGTCGCTCGGCTATGTCCGCGTGTCCGGGCGCAAGTACTCGCTCACGCCCAGGGTGCTCTCCATCGGCTATGCCTACGCGAACTCGCTCGACCTCACGGCCCTCGCTCAGCCGGTCATGGAACGCGTCGTTTCCGAGGCACGCGAGGCGTGCACCCTCGCGGCGCTGGACGGTGAGGACATCGTGTACCTCAACCGCGTCTCGACGCGCCGACTCGCCCACCTCACGTTGGCCGTCGGTACCCGGCTGCCCGCCTACGCGAGCGCCATGGGACAGGTGCTGCTCGCCGATCTGTCCCCGACCGATCTCGATCGCTACGTCTCCGCGACCGAGCTGTCACCGCTGACACCACGCACCATCCGCACCGAGCAGGCGCTCCGCGAGCGCCTCGACGACGTGCGCCGGCGAGGGTACGCGCAGGCCGATCAGGAACTGGAGGAGGGCATCCGAGCCGTCGCCGTGCCCGTTCGCGGCACCGACGGCCGGGTCTTCGCCGCGCTCGGTATCTCCTCGACGGCCGTCGAACTCGATGAGCTGTGCTCACGCCATCTCGAGTTGCTCCTCGACAGCGCGCACGAGCTGAGCGTCCACCTCGGCAGCGAGTACTCGGCGAGCTAA
- a CDS encoding NAD(P)-dependent alcohol dehydrogenase, producing MQITAAVADHTGARIELEQLTLDDPGVGEVRVRLVATGVCHTDKITRDGDLPLPLPGVLGHEGAGVVDAVGEGVTEVAVGDHVVMGWAFCGVCRNCRRGEPKYCEQTGPAVASGVRFKGPNAGESAYRREDGTPISGHFFGQSSFATYSIALASSLIKVDQSAPLELLGPLACGISTGAGAVLNTAKPQPGDTIVVFGAGAVGLAAVMAARSTPAAAIVAVDLHDSRLELATKYGATAVVNGRADDASEQILAACGGRVDYAIECTGAIAVIEQAVSLIGMLGTVILVGGAPAGSSFSVEHQPALWGKRIVGTLGGGSSSAEFIPALIALHAQGRFPFDELVKFYELADIETAIADSLSGEVVKPIVRISQP from the coding sequence ATGCAGATCACCGCAGCCGTCGCCGACCACACGGGCGCCCGCATCGAACTCGAGCAACTGACGCTCGACGACCCCGGCGTCGGCGAGGTGCGTGTGCGCCTCGTCGCGACCGGGGTGTGCCACACCGACAAGATCACGAGGGACGGCGACCTGCCGTTGCCCCTGCCCGGCGTGCTCGGGCACGAGGGCGCGGGCGTTGTCGACGCGGTCGGCGAGGGCGTCACGGAGGTCGCGGTCGGGGACCACGTCGTCATGGGCTGGGCGTTCTGCGGCGTGTGCCGCAACTGCCGCCGCGGCGAACCCAAGTACTGCGAGCAGACTGGCCCCGCCGTCGCCTCCGGCGTGCGGTTCAAGGGCCCGAATGCCGGTGAGAGCGCCTATCGACGCGAAGACGGCACGCCGATCTCGGGTCACTTCTTCGGCCAGTCGTCGTTCGCGACGTACTCGATTGCCCTCGCGAGCTCGCTCATCAAGGTCGACCAGTCGGCCCCGCTCGAACTGCTCGGTCCGCTTGCCTGCGGCATCAGCACCGGCGCCGGCGCCGTGCTCAACACGGCCAAGCCGCAGCCCGGCGACACGATCGTCGTGTTCGGCGCGGGAGCCGTCGGCCTTGCCGCGGTCATGGCGGCGCGCTCGACCCCGGCGGCCGCGATCGTGGCGGTCGACCTGCACGACTCGCGGCTCGAGCTCGCGACCAAATACGGAGCGACGGCGGTCGTGAACGGGCGCGCCGATGACGCCTCCGAGCAGATCCTCGCCGCGTGCGGCGGCCGCGTCGACTACGCGATCGAGTGCACGGGCGCGATCGCGGTGATCGAGCAGGCCGTGTCGCTGATCGGGATGCTCGGAACCGTCATCCTCGTCGGTGGCGCCCCGGCCGGCTCGTCGTTCAGCGTCGAGCACCAGCCCGCCCTGTGGGGCAAGCGCATCGTCGGCACGCTCGGCGGGGGCTCGTCGAGCGCGGAGTTCATCCCGGCGCTCATCGCGCTGCACGCGCAGGGCCGGTTCCCGTTCGACGAGCTCGTGAAGTTCTACGAGCTCGCCGACATCGAGACGGCCATCGCCGACAGCCTCTCGGGCGAGGTCGTGAAGCCGATCGTGCGGATCTCGCAGCCATAG
- a CDS encoding GntR family transcriptional regulator, translating to MSSSVRHVDDGAGSAVKLEQEQPGTPAGTAGPTPVDELTERIRNAILAGEFASHQRLIEADLSARYDATRAAVRSALLTLTGEGLVERQPNRGARVRAITVREAVEIAEVRVGLESLCARKAAEHATDDDVAGLLELRAAIADAVAAGRLLEYGELNRELDRRLRRMSGHDTATQLLERLLAQSARHQFRLAFHPGRAAVSALEHIAIIDAVIAREPDSAEAATRTHLQGVIEALASQREH from the coding sequence ATGTCTTCTTCGGTGCGGCACGTCGACGACGGCGCCGGGAGCGCGGTCAAACTCGAGCAGGAGCAGCCCGGGACGCCGGCGGGCACCGCGGGCCCCACGCCGGTCGACGAACTGACCGAGCGCATCCGCAACGCGATTCTCGCGGGCGAGTTCGCGTCGCACCAGCGGCTCATCGAAGCCGACCTTTCCGCGCGCTATGACGCGACGCGCGCGGCCGTCCGCTCGGCACTGCTCACGCTCACCGGGGAGGGGCTCGTCGAGCGCCAGCCCAATCGCGGTGCCCGCGTGCGAGCGATCACGGTCCGCGAGGCGGTGGAGATCGCAGAGGTGCGCGTTGGACTCGAGTCGCTGTGCGCGCGCAAGGCAGCCGAGCACGCGACCGACGACGACGTCGCCGGCCTCCTCGAACTGCGTGCAGCCATCGCGGACGCTGTCGCTGCCGGCCGCCTGCTCGAGTACGGCGAGCTCAACCGCGAGCTCGACCGCCGGCTCCGCCGGATGAGCGGGCACGACACCGCGACGCAACTGCTCGAACGACTGCTCGCCCAGTCGGCCAGGCATCAGTTCCGCCTCGCGTTCCACCCGGGACGGGCAGCCGTTTCCGCCCTCGAGCACATCGCCATCATCGACGCCGTCATCGCACGCGAGCCCGACTCCGCCGAGGCCGCGACGCGCACGCACCTGCAGGGCGTCATCGAGGCGCTCGCGTCGCAACGGGAGCACTAG
- a CDS encoding aldehyde dehydrogenase family protein, translated as MTETATEAAVRTGLYIGGEERFTDDVLKIADPGKPGVIVGEAAAATEADVLDAVAAAKAAFPAWSAMSAKERAAMMADAIAGIADERDTDAAVLSQENGKVRMEGWVDALVFEIRWNLALAVADEVDGTTTLPPIMGAIPTETEVAYQPLGVVSVIVPFNWPIAILGAALPHALLAGNTAIVKPPPSAPLATTRVVQRVAEKLPAGVLNVVTGRDENMSKLIANDDVAKVCFTGSVGGGKKMMEMASQSLTRVTLELGGNDAAVLLEDAIIDDEHLDRLFAGVYDTTGQICMNAKRVFVHRSRLDELVAGFEARLAKTKLGYGLDEGTTMGPLHQPAQKAFVETLIREAKEAGADVREYGELPGGELEGGNFVRPAMVVNADPSLRVVTEEQFGPVIPIIPFDTEDEAVRLANDTWAGLAGSVWTADPEVAKRVGSQLVCGYVWINDHGAPRLDLRAPFGGMRASGMGREQGIEGVRAFQDTRSISRLDPEALASMAH; from the coding sequence ATGACAGAGACAGCAACCGAGGCGGCCGTCCGCACGGGCTTGTACATCGGCGGTGAGGAGCGGTTCACGGATGACGTGCTGAAGATCGCCGATCCGGGGAAGCCCGGCGTGATCGTGGGCGAGGCTGCGGCGGCGACGGAGGCGGACGTGCTCGACGCGGTCGCGGCCGCCAAGGCCGCGTTCCCCGCGTGGTCGGCGATGTCGGCGAAGGAGCGGGCCGCCATGATGGCCGACGCGATCGCAGGGATCGCGGACGAGCGCGACACGGATGCAGCCGTGCTCTCGCAGGAGAACGGCAAGGTCCGCATGGAGGGCTGGGTCGACGCTCTCGTGTTCGAGATCCGTTGGAATCTGGCGCTCGCCGTGGCCGACGAGGTCGACGGCACGACGACGCTGCCGCCGATCATGGGCGCGATCCCTACCGAGACCGAGGTGGCGTACCAGCCGCTCGGCGTGGTGAGCGTGATCGTGCCGTTCAACTGGCCGATCGCGATTCTCGGCGCCGCGCTCCCGCACGCCCTGCTGGCGGGCAACACGGCGATCGTGAAGCCGCCGCCGTCGGCGCCGCTCGCGACGACCCGGGTCGTGCAGCGGGTGGCGGAGAAGCTGCCGGCGGGCGTGCTGAACGTCGTGACCGGTCGCGACGAGAACATGTCGAAGCTGATCGCGAACGATGACGTCGCGAAGGTGTGCTTCACCGGTTCGGTTGGCGGCGGCAAGAAGATGATGGAGATGGCGTCGCAGTCGCTGACGCGCGTGACGCTCGAGCTCGGCGGGAACGACGCGGCGGTCCTGCTCGAGGACGCGATCATCGACGACGAGCACCTCGATCGCCTGTTCGCGGGCGTGTACGACACGACCGGTCAGATCTGCATGAATGCGAAGCGCGTCTTCGTGCACCGGTCCAGGCTCGACGAGCTCGTCGCAGGGTTCGAGGCGCGCCTCGCGAAGACGAAGCTCGGCTACGGGCTCGACGAGGGCACCACGATGGGCCCCCTGCACCAGCCCGCGCAGAAGGCGTTCGTCGAGACGCTCATCCGCGAGGCGAAGGAGGCCGGGGCGGATGTCCGCGAGTACGGCGAGCTTCCTGGTGGCGAGCTCGAAGGCGGCAACTTCGTGCGGCCCGCGATGGTCGTGAACGCCGACCCGTCGCTCCGGGTCGTGACCGAGGAGCAGTTCGGGCCCGTGATCCCGATCATCCCGTTCGACACGGAGGACGAGGCCGTCAGGCTCGCCAACGACACCTGGGCGGGACTCGCCGGTTCCGTGTGGACGGCCGACCCCGAGGTGGCGAAGCGCGTCGGATCGCAGCTCGTGTGCGGCTACGTGTGGATCAACGACCACGGCGCTCCCCGCCTCGATCTGCGCGCTCCCTTCGGCGGCATGCGCGCATCCGGAATGGGTCGCGAACAGGGCATCGAGGGCGTCCGCGCCTTCCAGGACACCCGCTCGATCTCGAGGCTCGACCCGGAGGCCCTCGCCTCGATGGCCCACTAG
- a CDS encoding MarR family winged helix-turn-helix transcriptional regulator → MSDEGARPAETVTQSVPADALTEPLAATIDPDDFMPRLVALLSNKLVWRESRLLRERFDLGTNDWRVISALAIRPGFSLTEIADFIAVNKAIISKSVTTLIARGFIVVSHAPGRSRPLYLTPAGADMHDRMLPLSLSGQDFVLDGIDVERVADLNALLRELLARTDEAGFREPKGL, encoded by the coding sequence GTGAGCGACGAAGGCGCGCGACCGGCCGAGACCGTGACGCAGTCGGTGCCGGCGGACGCGCTGACCGAGCCGCTCGCGGCCACCATCGACCCCGACGACTTCATGCCGCGGCTCGTCGCGCTGCTGTCGAACAAGCTCGTGTGGCGCGAGTCGCGGCTGTTGCGCGAGCGCTTCGACCTCGGAACGAACGACTGGCGCGTGATCTCGGCCCTCGCGATCCGGCCGGGGTTCAGCCTCACCGAGATCGCCGACTTCATCGCCGTCAACAAGGCGATCATCTCGAAGAGCGTGACGACGCTCATCGCGCGCGGGTTCATCGTCGTCTCGCACGCGCCCGGGCGCTCGCGGCCGCTGTATCTCACCCCCGCGGGGGCCGACATGCATGACCGGATGCTGCCGCTTTCGCTGAGCGGGCAGGACTTCGTGCTCGACGGCATCGACGTCGAGCGCGTCGCCGACCTCAATGCGTTGCTTCGCGAACTGCTGGCCCGAACGGACGAAGCGGGATTCCGAGAGCCGAAGGGGTTGTAG
- a CDS encoding transketolase, protein MGEHTPAAAERPSVAELEERAYELREKLLHLCGTYEGAVHIGGDLSAADVLTALFQYGMHVDPSDLRNPERDRFVLSKGHAAVCMYIAMSIRGFFDFDGIVDTYGKLDSAYGMHPCKVQLPGVEASTGSLGHGLPLAVGMALSARGRGEAHRVFTLLGDGETGEGSVWEAAMAARSNRLGNLVAVIDRNRQLMTSFAEERVVFEPYPDKWAAFGWNVVQVDGHDMSALVGAIDGLPSSSSERPTVIIAETVKGKGVDFMEHNLAWHAGRLGAADLERAMASLAASRKERVA, encoded by the coding sequence ATGGGTGAACACACGCCGGCGGCCGCCGAGCGGCCATCGGTCGCCGAGCTCGAGGAACGCGCGTACGAGCTCCGCGAGAAGTTGCTGCATCTGTGCGGCACGTACGAGGGCGCGGTGCACATCGGTGGTGACCTGTCTGCGGCTGATGTGCTGACGGCCCTGTTCCAGTACGGGATGCACGTGGATCCATCCGATCTCCGCAACCCCGAGCGCGACCGGTTCGTGTTGAGCAAGGGGCACGCGGCGGTGTGCATGTACATCGCGATGTCGATCCGCGGGTTCTTCGACTTCGACGGCATCGTCGACACGTACGGGAAGCTGGATAGCGCGTACGGCATGCATCCGTGCAAGGTGCAGCTGCCCGGTGTCGAGGCGTCGACGGGGTCGCTCGGGCACGGGCTACCGCTCGCGGTCGGCATGGCGCTGAGCGCCAGGGGGCGCGGCGAGGCGCATCGCGTGTTCACGCTGCTCGGCGACGGCGAGACGGGCGAGGGGTCGGTGTGGGAGGCCGCGATGGCCGCTCGCAGCAACCGGCTCGGGAACCTCGTGGCCGTGATCGACCGAAATCGGCAGCTCATGACGAGCTTCGCCGAGGAGCGGGTCGTGTTCGAGCCGTACCCGGATAAGTGGGCGGCGTTCGGCTGGAACGTCGTACAGGTCGACGGGCACGACATGTCGGCGCTCGTCGGCGCCATCGACGGGTTGCCGTCGTCGTCGTCGGAACGACCAACGGTGATCATCGCGGAGACGGTGAAGGGCAAGGGCGTGGATTTCATGGAGCACAACCTCGCGTGGCATGCGGGTCGCTTGGGGGCCGCAGATCTTGAGCGGGCGATGGCGTCGCTCGCGGCGTCGCGGAAGGAGCGGGTGGCGTGA
- a CDS encoding transketolase family protein: MSTTFTFGEMLSARSVIGSTLAELGESHENLWVLTPDIGATLVEFREKYPDRFIDVGLAEQACVGIAAGLAYDGNLPVVSGMLPFLSMRALEQIRTDVSYPNLPVKIIGTHGGLVGNGGSTHYAVEDLTLLGALTNMTVTSIGDPLMVGDILRQSMDMPGPIYIRLAAGKADAVLYQPGEHDIRIGKGIVARDGADVTLFTHGTTVLQALNAADVLADEGHSVRVIDMFTIKPIDAELVLRCASETDGRFVVLEDHLAYGGLATRIADVLADNGTALNAFERLGIPQVYAGFGDDEELREKHGYGPSATLAALRRAVAK; this comes from the coding sequence GTGAGTACGACATTCACCTTCGGCGAGATGCTCTCGGCCCGGTCCGTGATCGGGTCGACGCTCGCGGAGCTCGGGGAGTCGCACGAGAACCTCTGGGTGCTCACTCCCGACATCGGGGCGACGCTGGTCGAGTTCCGCGAGAAGTACCCCGACCGGTTCATCGATGTGGGCCTGGCCGAGCAGGCGTGCGTGGGCATCGCGGCCGGGCTCGCCTACGACGGCAACCTCCCGGTGGTGTCGGGGATGCTGCCGTTCCTGTCGATGCGGGCGCTGGAACAGATCCGCACGGACGTGTCGTACCCGAACCTGCCGGTGAAGATCATCGGTACCCACGGCGGCCTTGTCGGGAACGGTGGATCGACGCACTACGCGGTCGAGGACCTCACGTTGCTCGGGGCGCTGACGAATATGACCGTCACCAGCATCGGTGACCCGCTCATGGTCGGCGACATCCTTCGCCAGTCGATGGACATGCCGGGCCCCATCTACATCCGCCTCGCGGCGGGCAAAGCAGACGCGGTGCTCTACCAGCCGGGCGAGCACGACATCCGCATCGGCAAGGGCATCGTGGCGCGAGATGGCGCTGACGTCACGCTGTTCACGCACGGCACGACCGTGCTCCAGGCCCTCAACGCGGCGGACGTGCTTGCCGACGAGGGCCACTCGGTGCGGGTGATCGACATGTTCACGATCAAGCCGATCGACGCCGAGCTCGTGCTCCGGTGCGCCAGTGAGACCGACGGCCGGTTCGTGGTGCTCGAGGACCACCTCGCCTACGGGGGCCTCGCGACACGCATCGCCGACGTGCTCGCCGACAACGGGACCGCGCTGAACGCGTTCGAACGTCTCGGCATCCCCCAGGTCTACGCCGGATTCGGCGATGACGAGGAACTCCGCGAAAAACACGGATACGGCCCGAGCGCCACCCTCGCCGCACTCCGGCGCGCGGTCGCGAAGTAG
- a CDS encoding zinc-dependent alcohol dehydrogenase, giving the protein MKTVAVTKIGSLRDPDEAARGRIGIVDLPAPELGPEDVRIRVAYSAICGSDPHLAEGFFGTDVPIGLGHELSGVIEALGAQGGVVAGRGRLKVGDRVAGNFLRFCGSCPPCVDGRQQFCERIGDYNRPGMAETVTWHESQVHVLPETVSLRHGCILEPTSVAVRIADKANIRVGDRVVICGGGPIGQLALQVLKRAGATSLTLIEPIAERRDMALRHGAEHVIDPVGGDLKAEADRITGGAGFDAVIDASGSPRAVAGLLDLAARGGTVVYGAMYPETYEMPLNLSDRLYLQELTITGVFVSPYAFPRALQLLPHLELDELTEAVFDLDDAAEAFRVHISGRYAKVLIRCNDLDAHDPPNAAGAS; this is encoded by the coding sequence ATGAAAACGGTAGCGGTCACGAAGATCGGCAGCCTGCGCGACCCCGACGAGGCCGCGCGGGGCAGGATCGGCATCGTCGACCTGCCCGCGCCAGAGCTGGGGCCGGAGGACGTGCGCATCCGCGTCGCGTATTCGGCCATCTGTGGTTCCGACCCGCACCTCGCCGAAGGGTTCTTCGGCACGGATGTGCCGATCGGGCTGGGTCACGAGCTCTCGGGCGTCATCGAGGCGCTCGGCGCGCAGGGTGGCGTCGTCGCCGGCCGCGGGCGCCTGAAGGTCGGCGACCGGGTCGCCGGCAACTTCCTGCGCTTCTGCGGCTCGTGCCCGCCGTGCGTCGACGGGCGCCAGCAGTTCTGCGAGCGCATCGGCGACTACAACCGCCCGGGCATGGCAGAGACGGTCACGTGGCACGAGTCGCAGGTGCACGTGCTGCCCGAGACGGTCTCGCTGCGGCACGGCTGCATCCTCGAGCCGACCTCGGTGGCGGTGCGCATCGCCGACAAGGCGAACATCCGCGTCGGCGACCGCGTCGTGATCTGCGGCGGCGGCCCGATCGGTCAGCTCGCCCTGCAGGTGCTGAAGCGCGCCGGCGCGACCTCGCTCACCCTCATCGAGCCCATCGCCGAGCGGCGCGACATGGCGCTGCGCCACGGCGCCGAGCACGTCATCGACCCGGTGGGCGGCGATCTCAAGGCCGAAGCCGACCGCATCACGGGCGGGGCCGGTTTCGATGCCGTCATCGACGCATCCGGTTCCCCCCGCGCGGTCGCCGGCCTGCTCGACCTCGCCGCGCGCGGCGGCACGGTCGTGTACGGCGCGATGTATCCGGAGACCTACGAGATGCCGCTCAACCTTTCCGACCGGCTCTACCTGCAGGAGCTCACGATCACGGGGGTGTTCGTCTCGCCCTACGCCTTCCCGCGCGCACTGCAACTGCTGCCGCACCTGGAACTCGACGAGCTCACCGAGGCCGTTTTCGACCTCGATGACGCAGCAGAGGCGTTCCGCGTGCACATCAGCGGCCGGTACGCCAAGGTCCTCATCCGCTGCAACGATCTCGACGCGCACGACCCCCCGAATGCGGCGGGCGCCTCATGA